A segment of the Bacillus licheniformis DSM 13 = ATCC 14580 genome:
AACCGGAAAGCCGATCGAAACGGAGCGATAGCCGATTTCATCGACAAGGTCAAGGTTCACATTTTTCACGAGCGGCTGAAGAAGCTGACTGATGCGTTTTCTGATGATCAGCCTGATGACACCGTAAAGCAAGGCGCCGGTTCCAAACGACCAGAGAACGGTATTCAGCTTCCGGCCTGAAAAAATGGGCGGCACATTGACAAGCGGCTCCATTCTCTCCTCCGTTAAAAGTTCTCCTTTATTCGGGCCGATAAGAGCGGGAAGCTCGTAAATCATGACGTCTTCCTGGTTGTCTTTATCAATCCACTTAAACTGCGCCTCATAGCCCCCAATGCGGAATGAGGTCGTCACAAGGATAAACGCGAGCGTTGTCACAAGCATAAACATGACACATTCGAGCCAGAACGTTTTTTTGCCCGGCTTTGAATGATCCACATGCTTGAGCAGAAAGATCACGCCGGCGACAAAGCTGATGGCGAGAATCGCCTGCCCGAGGGCTGCAGTCGTGACATGAATATACAGCCAGTTGCTTTGAAGCGACGGAATCAGCGGTGTGATATCGGTCGGAAACATGCTGGCATATGCGATCAAAAGCAGGACAACGGGAAGCGTAAACAGTCCCAATGCGGACAGCTTGTAAATAAAGTAGATGATGATGAACGCCAGGACGAGCATCATGCTGAAAGCAGTTGTAAATTCAAAGAGATTGCTGACCGGCGCGTGTCCGGAAACGATCCATCTCGCAATAAAATATCCAAACTGGCATACAAATCCGATGATCGTGATCAACACTGCGATCGATGCCCAGCGGTTCTTCTTCTTCCGGTCTGAAGCCTTGCTCCTGATGGAGCCGCCAAAAAAGAAGACCGCTGAGAGATACAAGAGAAATGCCGCGTACAATAAATTGCCGCTTAACTCTGCCATGAAAACCCCTCCCTATGCTGGCCGTTTATTTTTTTTCCTTTGACAGTTCTTTTTGATCGGCCGGTTCGGATATCCCCGTATCCGCGAGCGCGGCCTTCAAGTCCTGCTTCAGCCCGTACCAGTTTTTGTTCGTATGTCCGGCGACGAGCACATGCCCGTCCAGCGTTCTGAGCCAGATCCTTCTATGGTGCCAGTACATCCCCTGAATGACGCCGATCATAAAGATGGCACCGCCGACCATGAGCACCCACAAAGTCAAATCTTTTCTAATTGTGAGGCCTGAGAGATTCTTCGTTTCGACATGGTCAAACTTCATTTTGTATTTATTGTCGTCAGAACCTTCGATTGTTTCCTGAATCGCCACGAAACTTTTTTCTCCTTTAGGCTTATCCGGTGCGGTGATCTGGAATACAAATGCCGGATTGTTCGGATTCCTCGTTTTCGTGCTCGGTTCCCCGTCTTTGTTAAAATAAAAGTCCGGCAGGTAGCTTGCTATATGAACTTTGTAACCGTTACCAAGATCATATTCCGGTTTCGGCTCCAAGAGGTCGATTGCCACTTTGCCGAAGGATTTCCCGCTGTCTTTTTCAATCAGCTGAAACACCATTTTGTCGAGCTCGCCTTCCTTGTATGTCAGCTGATAGAGTGCATATGAACCGAATTTCAACGGGTCATTGACCTTGATCTTGCCGTTTTTCACTTTCTTCAATTCAGGCGCTTCGCCCGGCAGGCTGTCATTTTTTCTTTCATACA
Coding sequences within it:
- the ccsB gene encoding c-type cytochrome biogenesis protein CcsB; protein product: MAELSGNLLYAAFLLYLSAVFFFGGSIRSKASDRKKKNRWASIAVLITIIGFVCQFGYFIARWIVSGHAPVSNLFEFTTAFSMMLVLAFIIIYFIYKLSALGLFTLPVVLLLIAYASMFPTDITPLIPSLQSNWLYIHVTTAALGQAILAISFVAGVIFLLKHVDHSKPGKKTFWLECVMFMLVTTLAFILVTTSFRIGGYEAQFKWIDKDNQEDVMIYELPALIGPNKGELLTEERMEPLVNVPPIFSGRKLNTVLWSFGTGALLYGVIRLIIRKRISQLLQPLVKNVNLDLVDEIGYRSVSIGFPVFTLGALIFAMIWAQLAWSRFWGWDPKEVWALITFLFYAAYLHLRLSRGWHGEKSAWLAVIGFAIIMFNLIFVNLVIAGLHSYA